A single Marinitoga aeolica DNA region contains:
- a CDS encoding bifunctional enoyl-CoA hydratase/phosphate acetyltransferase, producing the protein MRINKIIELTKNLETKKTIGVAAAEDDVVLKAVSRAVKEGICNAVLYGNENKIKEIAQENNIDISKMEIVHCNSNKESVIKTIEDVSAGKTDLPMKGHITTGELLSVYLKEEYGLRTKGTINLVSVFDIEKYHKLLIVTDAGMVIAPTLEQKVDSINNAVKVANSLGIQNPKVAIVGALEKVNPKMQATMDAAIITQMNRRGQIKGCIVDGPFAMDNAISKEAAEHKGIKSEVAGDADIVIMPDIEAGNIFYKSMVFLAGSSVASTILGGKKPVVLTSRADSDDAKLLSIALSVLLA; encoded by the coding sequence ATGCGAATTAATAAAATTATTGAATTAACAAAAAATTTAGAAACAAAAAAAACTATTGGTGTAGCTGCTGCCGAAGACGATGTGGTTTTAAAAGCTGTTTCACGCGCAGTTAAAGAAGGAATATGTAACGCTGTTTTATATGGAAATGAAAATAAAATAAAAGAAATAGCTCAAGAAAACAATATAGATATTTCAAAAATGGAAATTGTCCATTGCAATTCAAATAAAGAATCTGTTATAAAAACTATAGAAGATGTGTCTGCTGGAAAAACTGATTTGCCTATGAAAGGTCATATAACAACAGGTGAATTATTGTCAGTATATTTAAAAGAAGAATATGGGCTAAGAACCAAAGGCACAATTAATTTGGTAAGTGTTTTTGATATAGAAAAATATCATAAATTACTAATTGTTACAGATGCTGGTATGGTTATAGCTCCTACGCTTGAGCAAAAAGTGGATTCAATAAATAATGCTGTAAAAGTAGCTAATTCATTAGGAATACAAAACCCTAAAGTAGCAATTGTTGGGGCATTAGAGAAGGTTAATCCAAAGATGCAGGCAACTATGGATGCTGCTATAATAACTCAAATGAATAGAAGAGGACAGATAAAGGGATGTATAGTCGACGGACCATTCGCTATGGATAATGCTATTTCAAAAGAAGCTGCAGAACACAAAGGTATTAAAAGTGAGGTTGCTGGAGATGCAGATATTGTAATTATGCCTGACATTGAAGCAGGTAATATTTTCTATAAATCTATGGTATTTTTAGCAGGTTCTAGTGTCGCAAGTACAATACTTGGTGGAAAAAAACCTGTAGTTTTAACTTCAAGAGCAGATTCTGATGATGCAAAGTTGCTTTCAATTGCATTATCTGTACTCTTGGCTTAG
- a CDS encoding 3-methyl-2-oxobutanoate dehydrogenase subunit VorB, which yields MAEKVMVKGTEAIGEAAIRAGCRLYFGYPITPQSELTEYMSRRMPQVDGVFLQAESEVAAVNMLYGAASTGHRVMTSTSSPGYSLMQEGVSYIAGAELPVVFVNVVRGGPGLGDIQPAQSDYFQATKGGGHGDYRLVVYGPESLQEAVELTAKAFDVADKYRNPALILADGMLGQMMEPVEFPEFRDLNTLPDHSSWAMQGAKGREPHKITSFDINEYVLEQMNLRYQEKYKKIIENEQMWEEYKTEDADVIIVAYGTMGRIAKTIVNMAREKGVKAGLFRPITLWPYPYDALAKLADQAKLFFTVEMSMGQMVEDVKLAVNGKKPVEFYGRTGGVVPTPNEVLAKLMELI from the coding sequence ATGGCTGAAAAAGTAATGGTAAAAGGTACTGAAGCAATTGGTGAAGCCGCCATAAGGGCTGGATGTAGATTATATTTTGGTTATCCTATTACTCCACAAAGCGAATTAACTGAATATATGTCAAGAAGAATGCCTCAAGTTGATGGTGTTTTTTTACAAGCAGAAAGTGAAGTAGCTGCTGTAAATATGTTATATGGTGCTGCATCAACAGGACATAGAGTTATGACTTCAACATCTTCACCCGGTTATAGTTTAATGCAGGAAGGGGTTTCATATATCGCAGGTGCAGAATTACCTGTTGTATTTGTAAATGTTGTTAGAGGTGGTCCAGGTTTAGGTGATATTCAACCTGCTCAAAGTGATTACTTTCAAGCTACAAAAGGTGGAGGACATGGTGATTATAGATTAGTTGTTTATGGTCCAGAATCATTACAAGAAGCTGTAGAACTGACTGCAAAAGCTTTTGATGTAGCTGATAAATATAGAAACCCTGCTTTAATACTTGCAGATGGTATGTTAGGTCAAATGATGGAACCTGTTGAATTCCCTGAATTTAGAGATTTAAACACATTACCAGATCATAGCTCATGGGCTATGCAAGGAGCAAAAGGTAGAGAACCTCATAAAATAACTTCATTTGATATAAACGAATACGTTTTAGAACAAATGAATTTAAGATATCAAGAAAAATATAAGAAAATCATTGAAAATGAACAAATGTGGGAAGAATATAAAACAGAAGATGCTGATGTTATTATAGTGGCTTATGGTACAATGGGAAGGATAGCAAAAACAATTGTAAACATGGCTAGAGAGAAAGGCGTTAAAGCTGGTTTATTTAGACCTATTACATTATGGCCTTATCCTTATGATGCATTGGCAAAATTAGCTGATCAAGCAAAATTATTCTTCACAGTAGAAATGAGTATGGGTCAAATGGTAGAAGATGTAAAATTAGCTGTAAATGGTAAAAAACCAGTAGAATTCTATGGAAGAACTGGTGGGGTTGTTCCTACACCAAATGAAGTATTAGCAAAATTAATGGAATTGATATAA
- a CDS encoding thiamine pyrophosphate-dependent enzyme: MSYKIKFKGPEALSGKEFTYCPGCHHGIVHRLVAEVIDELGIREKTLMVAPVGCSVFAYEFFDVDGTVAPHGRAPAVATGMKRAMPENVVFTYQGDGDLAAIGTAEILHAANRGEKITTIFINNAIYGMTGGQMAPTTLLGMKTTTSPYGRSAENEGYPIHMAELLSNLPGVAYLARTKVNKPQDVIKTKKMIKKAFLAQIEGKGFGMVEVLSTCPTNWGIPPVEANKWLEENMVPEYPLGVYVDKVGDEK; this comes from the coding sequence ATGTCTTATAAAATAAAATTCAAAGGCCCTGAAGCATTGAGTGGAAAGGAATTTACATATTGTCCAGGATGCCATCATGGAATTGTTCATAGACTTGTTGCAGAAGTAATTGATGAATTAGGTATAAGAGAAAAAACTTTAATGGTTGCTCCAGTTGGTTGTTCAGTTTTTGCATATGAATTTTTTGATGTTGATGGAACTGTTGCACCACACGGAAGAGCTCCAGCAGTAGCAACAGGTATGAAAAGAGCTATGCCAGAAAATGTTGTATTCACTTATCAAGGTGATGGTGATTTAGCTGCAATTGGTACAGCTGAAATTTTACATGCCGCTAATAGAGGAGAAAAAATTACAACAATTTTCATCAATAACGCTATATATGGTATGACTGGAGGACAAATGGCTCCAACTACATTATTAGGAATGAAAACAACTACTTCACCATATGGAAGAAGTGCTGAGAATGAAGGTTATCCAATCCATATGGCTGAGTTATTATCTAACTTACCAGGTGTAGCATACTTGGCAAGAACAAAAGTTAACAAACCACAAGATGTAATAAAAACTAAAAAAATGATAAAAAAAGCTTTCTTAGCTCAAATTGAAGGTAAAGGTTTCGGTATGGTTGAAGTATTATCAACATGTCCTACAAACTGGGGTATTCCACCAGTTGAAGCAAATAAATGGTTAGAAGAAAATATGGTTCCAGAATATCCATTGGGCGTTTACGTTGATAAGGTGGGTGATGAAAAATGA
- the buk gene encoding butyrate kinase: protein MHKILVINPGSTSTKLAIYEDEKLISKDTVRHSSDELAPFKHIAEQYEFRKEVIKKFLEKEGYHLSFFSAIVGRGGLLRPIPGGVYEINELMKEELREGKFGEHASNLGALIAHELASDYNIPSFIADPVVVDEMIDIARFSGHPDFERKSIFHALNQKAVARATAEKMNKKYDEVNLIVVHMGGGISIGAHKKGKVIDVNNALDGDGPFTPERSGTLPMTQIIDLAYSGKMTLDEMKKRIKGKGGLVAYLDTNDALEVQKRVENGEEYATLIYKAMALQISKWIGKMAAALSFEVDGIVLTGGLAYDKNNMVKWLTEHTEFIAPIYVVPGGDEERALAEAALRVLKGEDKAKKYPPTEVNNA from the coding sequence ATGCATAAAATATTGGTTATAAATCCTGGTTCAACATCCACAAAGTTAGCTATATATGAAGACGAAAAATTGATCTCTAAAGATACTGTAAGGCATTCATCAGATGAATTAGCTCCATTTAAACATATAGCTGAACAATATGAATTTAGAAAAGAAGTTATAAAGAAATTTTTAGAAAAAGAAGGGTATCATCTTTCATTTTTTTCTGCTATTGTTGGAAGAGGTGGATTGCTAAGACCTATCCCGGGTGGCGTGTATGAAATCAATGAATTAATGAAAGAAGAATTAAGAGAAGGAAAATTTGGCGAACACGCTTCAAATTTAGGCGCATTAATTGCACACGAATTAGCTTCTGATTATAATATTCCTTCTTTCATAGCCGATCCTGTTGTTGTAGATGAAATGATTGATATTGCTAGATTTTCAGGACATCCAGATTTTGAAAGGAAATCTATTTTTCACGCATTAAACCAAAAAGCAGTTGCCAGAGCTACTGCAGAAAAAATGAATAAAAAATATGATGAAGTCAATTTAATTGTTGTACATATGGGCGGAGGAATATCTATAGGAGCCCATAAGAAAGGAAAAGTCATTGATGTGAATAATGCATTAGATGGTGACGGCCCTTTTACCCCCGAAAGGTCTGGTACATTACCAATGACACAAATTATTGATTTAGCTTATTCAGGTAAAATGACTTTAGATGAAATGAAAAAAAGAATAAAAGGGAAAGGCGGATTAGTCGCTTACCTCGATACAAACGATGCATTAGAAGTTCAAAAAAGAGTTGAAAATGGAGAAGAATATGCTACCTTAATATACAAAGCAATGGCTTTACAAATTTCTAAATGGATTGGTAAAATGGCAGCTGCTTTAAGCTTTGAAGTTGATGGAATTGTATTAACAGGTGGATTAGCATATGATAAAAATAATATGGTTAAGTGGTTAACTGAACATACAGAATTTATTGCACCAATTTATGTTGTACCTGGTGGTGATGAAGAAAGAGCATTAGCAGAAGCTGCTCTAAGAGTACTAAAAGGCGAAGATAAAGCAAAAAAATATCCACCTACGGAGGTAAATAATGCTTAA
- the glyA gene encoding serine hydroxymethyltransferase: MWENLKNVDPEIYKIVMKELNRQEYGLELIASENFASQAVMEAMGSVLTNKYAEGYPKKRYYGGCEFVDEAETLARNRAKELFGAKYANVQPHSGSQANMGVYLALMQTGETLMGMSLSHGGHLTHGASVNFSGKIFNVVQYGVNEETEVIDYDEVEKLALEHKPKVIVAGGSAYARIIDFKRFREIADKVGAYLVVDMSHFAGLVAAGLYPNPLEYAHVVTTTTHKTLRGPRGGMILTNDKELYKLINKSIFPGIQGGPLMHVIAAKAVAFKEALSPEFKDYQAQVIKNAKKLAEEMEKLGFRIVSGGTDSHLFLVDLNEKGVTGKAAEKALEASGITVNKNTIPKETRSPFVTSGIRIGTPAVTTRGMKEEEMKIIAELINEVISNIKDEDGTLDDTFKENMKSRVKELCEKFPLYKGKIF; encoded by the coding sequence ATGTGGGAAAATCTGAAAAATGTAGATCCAGAAATTTATAAAATAGTTATGAAAGAATTAAACAGACAAGAATATGGTTTAGAGTTAATTGCGTCTGAAAATTTTGCATCACAAGCTGTGATGGAAGCTATGGGAAGTGTATTAACTAATAAATATGCAGAAGGTTATCCTAAGAAAAGATATTATGGTGGTTGCGAATTTGTTGATGAAGCAGAAACGTTAGCAAGAAATAGAGCTAAAGAATTGTTTGGGGCTAAGTATGCAAATGTTCAACCACATTCTGGTTCTCAAGCAAATATGGGAGTATATTTAGCATTAATGCAAACTGGAGAAACATTAATGGGGATGTCTTTAAGTCATGGCGGCCATTTGACTCATGGAGCTTCTGTTAATTTTTCGGGAAAAATTTTTAATGTTGTTCAATATGGTGTGAATGAAGAAACAGAAGTTATAGATTATGATGAAGTGGAAAAATTGGCTTTAGAACATAAACCAAAAGTTATTGTTGCTGGGGGAAGTGCTTATGCAAGAATAATAGATTTTAAAAGATTTAGAGAAATAGCTGATAAAGTAGGAGCTTATTTGGTAGTTGATATGTCACATTTTGCAGGATTGGTTGCTGCAGGATTATATCCTAATCCTTTGGAATATGCGCATGTTGTTACAACAACTACCCACAAAACGTTGAGGGGACCAAGAGGTGGAATGATATTAACAAATGATAAAGAATTATATAAATTAATAAATAAAAGTATATTTCCTGGAATTCAAGGTGGCCCATTAATGCATGTTATTGCTGCAAAAGCTGTAGCTTTTAAGGAAGCTTTGTCTCCTGAATTTAAAGACTATCAAGCACAAGTAATAAAAAATGCAAAAAAATTAGCTGAAGAAATGGAAAAATTAGGTTTTAGAATCGTTTCAGGAGGTACAGATTCTCATTTATTCTTAGTGGATTTAAATGAAAAAGGTGTAACAGGTAAAGCTGCAGAAAAAGCATTAGAAGCATCTGGAATAACGGTTAATAAAAATACAATTCCAAAAGAAACAAGATCACCATTTGTCACAAGTGGTATTAGAATTGGAACACCAGCAGTAACTACAAGGGGAATGAAAGAAGAGGAAATGAAAATTATAGCAGAATTAATTAATGAAGTTATATCTAATATAAAAGATGAAGATGGAACTTTAGACGATACATTTAAGGAAAATATGAAATCTAGAGTTAAAGAGTTATGCGAAAAATTTCCATTATATAAAGGAAAAATATTTTAA
- a CDS encoding GGDEF domain-containing protein, whose translation MIAIEKGIIDKKILKKLKFEYVLIDKNTELNSVNIIVSSDIVNSDIYTILVVDSMSENLLEADDFILNPINIEELNYRVELGLKKVKLINELRKLSLIDYLTGVYNRRAITDILKKEIERSKRENRTFVISMLDFDNFKKVNDTYGHDAGDEVLRKTIELIRKKIRYYDSIGRLGGEEFLIVLSNISKENALKVTERIRLAVENNIVHINGHQIKITVSQGLSIFDGNKNVDQLIKEADLAVYKAKDNGKNKIEFYE comes from the coding sequence ATGATTGCGATAGAAAAAGGGATTATAGATAAGAAAATTTTAAAAAAATTAAAATTCGAATACGTACTTATTGATAAAAATACAGAATTAAATTCTGTAAATATTATTGTATCTAGTGATATAGTAAATAGTGATATTTATACAATTCTAGTAGTTGATTCAATGAGCGAAAATTTATTAGAAGCGGATGATTTTATTTTAAATCCAATTAATATTGAAGAATTAAATTATAGAGTAGAATTAGGGTTAAAAAAAGTTAAGTTAATAAATGAATTAAGAAAATTATCTTTAATAGATTATTTAACAGGTGTTTATAACAGAAGAGCTATTACAGACATTTTAAAAAAAGAGATAGAAAGATCGAAAAGAGAAAATAGAACATTTGTTATTTCAATGCTTGACTTTGATAATTTTAAGAAAGTTAATGATACATATGGGCATGATGCAGGGGATGAAGTTTTGAGGAAAACTATTGAACTTATAAGAAAAAAGATTAGATATTATGATTCCATTGGAAGACTTGGCGGAGAGGAATTTCTGATTGTATTATCTAATATATCTAAAGAAAATGCTCTTAAAGTTACCGAAAGAATAAGATTGGCAGTAGAGAATAATATTGTACATATAAATGGTCATCAAATTAAAATCACAGTAAGCCAAGGGTTGTCAATATTTGATGGAAATAAAAATGTAGATCAATTAATTAAGGAAGCTGATTTAGCTGTATATAAAGCTAAGGATAATGGAAAAAATAAAATAGAGTTTTATGAATAA
- a CDS encoding cobalamin biosynthesis protein CobQ, producing the protein MLNTNYKCHVIIGMFGSGKTEIALNSAIYLKEKYEKVSIADIDVISPYFRTRDEIDVLENMGIKVITPPRQFMHADLPIIPPAVGGYIVNPEYQTIIDAGGNEDGSTVVGSLKNFLDQTKTATYFVVNTKRPFMNTVEDIEYYIERLSAKARRKVDFLISNSNLQDETTKEIILNGEKTLKRVSEKLGIPIAFTVVPEFLKDIETEYPKFILKRFLDKVYQL; encoded by the coding sequence ATGCTTAATACTAATTATAAATGTCATGTGATTATTGGAATGTTTGGTTCCGGAAAAACTGAAATTGCTTTAAATTCTGCAATATATTTAAAAGAAAAATATGAAAAAGTATCAATTGCAGATATTGATGTAATTAGTCCTTATTTCAGAACAAGAGATGAAATTGATGTATTAGAAAATATGGGAATAAAAGTTATAACTCCTCCAAGACAATTTATGCATGCTGATTTACCAATAATACCACCTGCGGTTGGGGGATATATTGTTAATCCTGAATATCAAACAATAATAGATGCTGGTGGTAACGAGGACGGTTCTACAGTTGTTGGTTCATTAAAAAATTTTTTGGATCAAACAAAAACAGCTACATATTTTGTTGTTAATACAAAAAGACCTTTTATGAACACTGTTGAAGATATTGAATACTATATTGAACGTTTAAGTGCAAAAGCTAGAAGAAAAGTGGATTTTTTGATATCTAACTCTAATTTACAAGACGAAACAACAAAAGAAATTATTTTAAATGGTGAAAAAACGTTAAAAAGGGTTTCGGAAAAATTAGGAATTCCTATTGCTTTTACTGTTGTTCCTGAATTTTTAAAGGATATAGAAACAGAATATCCAAAATTTATATTAAAAAGATTTTTAGATAAAGTATATCAATTATAG
- a CDS encoding OmpH family outer membrane protein codes for MKNFSKFLVVAVVLLGFLFIPKIGISENSKQTGKDLKIAFVQMQKVTQSYYKWVDLQEKYKNDLQYYQNKINQMKQDFENLKKSGASTEELSQKQKELETRVSEYQKAIQDEYTQKTNQILDEVKNKVIEYAKENGYNLVLYEPSVIYADELVDITPQIIELLKK; via the coding sequence GTGAAAAACTTTTCAAAATTTTTAGTTGTAGCAGTTGTTTTATTAGGATTTTTGTTTATTCCTAAGATAGGTATTTCAGAAAATTCTAAACAAACAGGTAAGGATTTAAAAATTGCTTTTGTACAAATGCAAAAAGTTACGCAAAGTTATTACAAATGGGTTGATTTACAAGAAAAATATAAAAATGATCTTCAATATTATCAGAATAAAATCAATCAGATGAAACAAGATTTTGAAAATTTAAAGAAATCAGGCGCATCTACAGAAGAATTATCTCAAAAACAAAAAGAATTGGAAACAAGAGTATCTGAATATCAAAAGGCAATTCAAGATGAATATACACAAAAAACAAATCAGATATTAGATGAAGTAAAGAATAAAGTTATAGAATATGCAAAAGAAAATGGTTATAATTTAGTTCTTTATGAACCGTCTGTAATTTATGCTGATGAATTAGTTGATATTACACCACAAATTATAGAATTATTGAAAAAATAA
- a CDS encoding 4Fe-4S dicluster domain-containing protein, whose protein sequence is MEYKNKVEIDQERCKGCGLCIDACPTGTLGFSEGFNAKGYHPAAVLNPEKCIGCGFCYQMCPDVCITVSTLEKAKA, encoded by the coding sequence ATGGAATACAAGAACAAAGTTGAAATTGATCAAGAAAGATGTAAAGGATGTGGTCTTTGTATAGATGCATGTCCAACAGGAACATTAGGATTTTCTGAAGGATTTAATGCAAAAGGTTATCATCCTGCTGCAGTTTTAAATCCTGAAAAATGTATTGGTTGTGGTTTCTGTTATCAAATGTGTCCCGATGTATGTATAACAGTTTCAACATTAGAAAAAGCTAAAGCTTAA
- a CDS encoding 2-oxoacid:acceptor oxidoreductase family protein, translated as MKHHAFIAAGFGGQGVMLFGKILSLAAMYENMYTTWLPSYGPEMRGGTANCTVVLSEEYIASPVVDQPTEVIAFNIPSMYKFEKLLPENGILLLNSSVIDRDPERKDIQVYKIPANEIADELGNVKVQNMVMLGAYLKATNAVSFDSVKKALEKSLKGKKAALLDINLKAIEAGMNALVK; from the coding sequence ATGAAACATCATGCATTTATAGCTGCAGGATTTGGTGGTCAAGGTGTAATGTTATTTGGGAAAATATTATCTTTAGCTGCAATGTATGAAAATATGTATACGACATGGTTACCTTCATATGGTCCTGAAATGCGTGGAGGTACAGCAAATTGTACAGTAGTTCTCTCAGAAGAATATATTGCCTCACCTGTTGTAGACCAACCAACAGAAGTTATTGCATTTAATATCCCTTCAATGTATAAATTTGAAAAATTATTACCAGAAAATGGTATTTTATTATTAAATTCATCAGTTATCGATAGAGATCCAGAAAGAAAAGATATCCAGGTTTATAAAATTCCTGCAAACGAAATTGCCGATGAATTAGGAAATGTTAAAGTCCAAAATATGGTTATGTTAGGCGCTTATTTAAAAGCTACAAATGCTGTTTCCTTTGATTCAGTAAAAAAAGCTTTAGAAAAATCATTAAAAGGTAAAAAAGCAGCATTATTGGATATAAATTTAAAAGCTATTGAAGCAGGAATGAATGCTTTAGTTAAATAA
- the buk gene encoding butyrate kinase, whose product MNRILVINPGSTSTKIAVFEDEKLIVSEEVSHSPEELDKYEKLMDQIDLRRDEIKSFIEKYGYKITDFNAIAARGGVLPPLESGTYRVTKEMVDFLKNKTKIEHASNLAAVIGWELAENNIPVFITDPVSVDEFIPESRISGIPEIERKSLYHALNMKSVARKASKELNKKYEECNFVIAHLGGGISIGAQRKGKMIDVNNANDEGPFSPERTGELPVGDLAKLAFSGKYEKRELKKRYIGKGGLVAYLGTNDLRVAMKKAEHDEYAKKVVEAMAYQIAKEIGGMAAVLKGEVDAIIITGGMARNDDFIDMIRQRISKIALIMLYPGSFEMEALAEGALRVLNNEEKAKDWKM is encoded by the coding sequence ATGAATCGTATTTTAGTTATTAATCCAGGTTCTACTTCAACTAAAATTGCAGTCTTTGAAGACGAAAAATTAATAGTATCAGAAGAAGTTTCTCATTCTCCTGAAGAGTTAGATAAATATGAAAAATTAATGGATCAAATAGATTTAAGAAGAGATGAAATAAAAAGTTTTATTGAAAAATATGGCTATAAAATAACTGACTTCAATGCTATCGCAGCAAGAGGAGGTGTGTTACCTCCTTTAGAAAGTGGAACATATAGAGTAACAAAAGAAATGGTGGATTTCCTGAAAAACAAAACAAAAATAGAACATGCTTCAAATTTAGCTGCAGTGATTGGTTGGGAATTAGCAGAAAATAATATACCTGTATTTATTACTGATCCCGTTTCTGTTGATGAATTTATTCCTGAATCAAGAATTTCTGGGATACCTGAAATTGAAAGAAAGAGTTTGTATCATGCATTAAATATGAAAAGTGTTGCACGTAAAGCGTCTAAAGAATTAAACAAAAAATATGAAGAATGTAATTTTGTAATAGCACATTTAGGTGGCGGTATATCAATTGGAGCACAAAGAAAAGGAAAAATGATTGATGTTAATAATGCTAATGATGAAGGTCCATTTAGTCCTGAAAGAACAGGTGAATTGCCTGTTGGAGATTTAGCTAAATTAGCATTTTCAGGAAAATATGAAAAAAGAGAATTAAAAAAGAGATACATTGGAAAAGGTGGTTTAGTTGCATATCTCGGAACCAATGATTTAAGAGTTGCAATGAAAAAAGCAGAACATGATGAATATGCAAAAAAAGTTGTTGAAGCTATGGCATATCAAATTGCAAAAGAAATTGGAGGAATGGCTGCTGTATTAAAAGGAGAAGTTGACGCAATTATTATCACCGGTGGAATGGCCCGAAATGATGATTTCATTGATATGATAAGACAAAGAATATCAAAAATCGCCTTAATAATGTTGTATCCAGGTTCATTTGAGATGGAAGCATTAGCCGAAGGAGCCCTAAGAGTTCTAAATAATGAGGAAAAGGCTAAAGATTGGAAAATGTGA
- a CDS encoding aminotransferase-like domain-containing protein yields the protein MNFESKYSVTVKRIKSNIIRELLKTATQEGIISFGGGIPDPETFPIEKLSEISKEVIMNEYKIALQYGSTEGDPELIKQYIRLLEKYEGISGLTEENLMITTGSQQALFIIGTVFLDEDSYCAVSKPIYLGAGSAFNQRNPNYISIPLEKDGMNLDILEEELEKLKKDGKIDKFKFVYTVSNFHNPAGTTLSLEKRKRLIELAEKYDFIIIEDDPYGALRFEGEKLPSIFKLNNGERVILLNTFSKVLSPGLRIGVIIGNKQLIRKMVLAKQGMDLCSSTLTQRIAARFMEKYDLFEEIQPTIKLYKAKKDKFMEALDKYLGDIDGIDWIHPEGGLFSWIKLPEGFDTMEMFEIAKENKIIYIPGETFYVDEPERNTLRVSFCLPSFEELEEGTKRLRKTIEEYASKKGLELKLKK from the coding sequence ATGAATTTTGAAAGTAAATATTCTGTAACGGTAAAAAGAATTAAATCTAACATTATTAGAGAATTGTTAAAAACAGCTACTCAAGAAGGAATTATTTCTTTTGGTGGAGGTATTCCAGATCCAGAAACCTTCCCAATAGAAAAATTATCAGAAATTTCCAAAGAAGTTATTATGAATGAATATAAAATTGCTTTACAATATGGCTCTACGGAAGGAGATCCAGAATTAATTAAGCAATATATTAGATTATTAGAAAAATATGAGGGTATATCGGGATTAACAGAAGAAAATCTTATGATAACAACAGGTTCTCAACAGGCTTTATTTATTATTGGTACTGTATTTTTAGATGAAGATAGTTATTGTGCAGTTAGCAAACCTATATACTTAGGTGCTGGTAGTGCATTTAATCAAAGAAATCCTAATTATATAAGTATTCCTTTAGAAAAAGATGGAATGAATTTAGACATTTTAGAAGAAGAATTAGAAAAACTCAAAAAAGATGGAAAAATTGATAAATTTAAATTTGTATATACTGTAAGTAATTTCCACAATCCAGCTGGTACTACTTTATCTTTAGAAAAAAGAAAAAGATTAATTGAATTAGCAGAAAAATATGATTTCATTATCATTGAAGACGATCCATATGGTGCTTTAAGATTTGAAGGAGAAAAATTACCAAGTATTTTTAAATTAAATAACGGTGAAAGGGTTATCTTATTAAACACATTTAGTAAAGTATTATCTCCTGGTTTAAGAATTGGTGTAATCATCGGGAACAAACAATTAATAAGAAAAATGGTTTTAGCTAAACAGGGAATGGATTTATGTTCTTCAACATTAACTCAAAGAATTGCTGCAAGATTTATGGAAAAATATGACTTATTTGAAGAAATCCAACCAACAATAAAATTATATAAGGCCAAAAAGGATAAATTTATGGAAGCTTTAGATAAATATTTGGGAGATATTGATGGAATCGACTGGATACATCCTGAGGGTGGTTTATTTTCATGGATCAAATTACCTGAAGGATTTGATACAATGGAAATGTTTGAAATTGCTAAAGAAAATAAAATAATTTATATTCCAGGAGAAACATTTTACGTTGATGAGCCAGAAAGAAATACTCTGAGAGTATCATTCTGTTTACCTTCTTTTGAAGAATTAGAAGAGGGAACAAAAAGATTAAGAAAAACTATTGAAGAGTATGCTAGTAAAAAGGGTTTAGAGTTAAAATTAAAAAAATAA